A genome region from Oceanidesulfovibrio indonesiensis includes the following:
- a CDS encoding tetratricopeptide repeat protein translates to MSKRVSVLIVVTFVLTLLVIVALMPALAADTDAVSGTDHIVEAAALHEAGELDAAEKIFRGELEADPGNTYAACQLGLIYMKQAKRAEAARYLEHVLTCEPNNVFALVWRGVLHLDAGNEDAARDCFMRALDAEPQDANAHYFLGVMEAAAGNRAAAVSHFRDAQSAGEHADDAEIHYRLGRAFMAEDMAASARLEFERCLAIAPNHLDALDALGWLYFNEGYVEEAIETWHCGLDVSPHDAELRANLATVFGQKALELQETGDTARAMLHWRKAQRFEPHNRAAAFYLRRLERRQASLGQ, encoded by the coding sequence ATGAGCAAGCGCGTGTCCGTCCTCATCGTGGTGACATTCGTTCTGACGCTGCTGGTCATCGTGGCGCTCATGCCGGCGCTGGCTGCCGATACTGACGCCGTGAGCGGTACGGACCATATCGTGGAAGCGGCGGCGCTGCACGAAGCGGGCGAGCTCGATGCGGCGGAGAAGATTTTTCGAGGCGAACTCGAAGCCGATCCGGGCAACACATACGCGGCGTGCCAGCTCGGCCTCATCTACATGAAACAGGCGAAACGCGCGGAGGCCGCGCGTTACCTGGAACATGTGCTCACGTGTGAGCCGAACAATGTCTTCGCCCTGGTCTGGCGCGGGGTCCTGCATCTGGACGCCGGGAACGAGGACGCTGCGCGCGACTGCTTTATGCGAGCCCTGGACGCCGAGCCGCAGGACGCCAACGCGCATTACTTTCTGGGCGTGATGGAGGCGGCGGCCGGCAACCGTGCTGCTGCCGTGTCGCATTTTCGTGATGCGCAGTCCGCCGGGGAGCATGCGGACGATGCCGAGATCCATTACCGTCTCGGCCGGGCGTTCATGGCCGAGGACATGGCTGCCAGCGCGAGGCTGGAATTCGAACGGTGCCTCGCCATTGCGCCGAACCATCTGGACGCCTTGGACGCATTGGGCTGGCTCTACTTCAATGAAGGGTACGTGGAAGAGGCAATCGAAACATGGCACTGCGGATTGGACGTGAGCCCGCACGATGCGGAGTTGCGCGCCAACCTCGCTACCGTCTTTGGCCAGAAGGCTCTGGAGCTGCAAGAAACCGGGGACACGGCCCGCGCCATGCTCCACTGGCGCAAGGCGCAGCGGTTCGAGCCGCACAATCGCGCGGCGGCGTTCTATCTGCGTCGGCTTGAGCGGCGGCAGGCATCACTCGGGCAATGA
- a CDS encoding N-acetylmuramoyl-L-alanine amidase: protein MTPITRRSFLIAGAFGLVGMLAPLPGNYSACAAESQEAVALGIEGQNLLAAGKPGEALAVIGRALAMQPDDPWLTNLLGRAYLAVGDHARATEALHAAAATASDDEYGRLMESWMRERQPEGAGQDSAKVSEDGASVTSPLELKAQREKAALTDGRTGSLRVVLDPGHGGFDPGAVGPDGLQEKDVALDVARRTARAIEEEFPGVRVFLTRTDDYYLPLSARTALANRHAADIFISCHANASRKRSAHGVETYYCASRATSREAARVAAMENAVLSLDKEHVRTAHASGKRAQDWRPAHAVDVETILARWQSKRHWEQGARAGAVLQSSLSQNLDMRDRGVHAADFYVLRHARMPAVLLETGFVSNPSEGRELGQPETRSRIAMAVAHGVATLAEQSRKGEA from the coding sequence ATGACGCCTATCACCAGAAGATCATTCCTTATCGCCGGGGCCTTCGGCCTTGTGGGCATGCTTGCGCCTTTGCCGGGAAACTATTCTGCATGCGCCGCTGAAAGTCAGGAGGCCGTCGCCCTCGGCATTGAGGGGCAAAATCTTCTCGCTGCCGGCAAGCCGGGGGAAGCCTTGGCCGTCATCGGCCGCGCTCTGGCCATGCAACCGGACGATCCCTGGCTCACCAATCTGTTGGGCCGTGCGTATCTTGCTGTCGGCGACCACGCCAGAGCCACCGAAGCATTGCATGCCGCCGCAGCCACTGCATCGGATGATGAGTACGGCCGGCTTATGGAATCCTGGATGCGGGAAAGACAACCGGAAGGTGCCGGACAGGACTCCGCGAAAGTCTCTGAAGACGGCGCGTCGGTTACGTCGCCCCTGGAACTGAAGGCCCAGCGGGAAAAGGCCGCGCTGACCGATGGCCGAACCGGCTCCTTGCGCGTTGTACTTGATCCCGGCCATGGCGGTTTCGACCCCGGCGCCGTCGGTCCGGATGGATTGCAGGAAAAGGATGTGGCGCTCGACGTGGCGCGCCGTACAGCGCGCGCCATTGAGGAAGAATTCCCAGGCGTCCGCGTGTTTCTCACCCGTACGGACGATTACTACCTGCCGCTTTCGGCGCGGACGGCTCTGGCCAACCGCCACGCCGCCGACATTTTCATATCCTGTCATGCGAATGCGAGCCGGAAACGCTCGGCCCACGGCGTCGAGACATATTATTGCGCATCCCGCGCCACCAGTCGCGAGGCGGCGCGGGTGGCTGCCATGGAAAATGCGGTCCTTTCCCTGGACAAAGAGCATGTTCGAACGGCCCATGCTTCCGGAAAGCGCGCACAGGACTGGCGGCCAGCCCATGCCGTAGACGTGGAAACCATTCTCGCGCGCTGGCAGAGCAAACGCCACTGGGAGCAGGGCGCCCGCGCCGGTGCGGTGCTGCAGAGCAGTTTGTCTCAAAATCTGGACATGCGAGACCGTGGCGTGCACGCGGCGGATTTCTATGTGTTGCGTCATGCACGCATGCCGGCCGTGCTTCTGGAGACGGGATTCGTTTCCAACCCTTCGGAAGGGCGCGAGCTCGGACAGCCCGAAACGCGATCCCGGATAGCCATGGCCGTCGCGCACGGCGTGGCGACGCTGGCGGAGCAATCCAGGAAGGGGGAGGCATGA
- the sixA gene encoding phosphohistidine phosphatase SixA produces MHIYLMQHGAAFPKEVDPEQPLSPVGAEQVESSAKAMKSLGIKPEVIIASPKKRSRQTAARVAAALGVPESDIMVSEAVKATANSYVTLEFLAGLPRVESVLIAGHLPNLERLAALFVAADGKASIAFQNGGLTCIDAPRLENGQGTLLFHITPKHLRAIAGA; encoded by the coding sequence ATGCACATCTATCTCATGCAGCACGGCGCGGCGTTTCCCAAAGAGGTCGATCCCGAGCAGCCGCTGAGCCCGGTGGGCGCCGAGCAGGTGGAATCGTCCGCCAAGGCCATGAAATCGCTCGGCATCAAGCCTGAAGTAATCATCGCCAGCCCCAAAAAGCGTTCCCGCCAGACGGCGGCGCGCGTGGCCGCCGCATTGGGCGTTCCGGAAAGCGACATCATGGTCAGCGAGGCGGTGAAGGCCACGGCCAACAGCTATGTGACTCTGGAATTCCTCGCCGGACTGCCGCGCGTCGAATCTGTCCTCATCGCCGGACACCTGCCCAATCTGGAACGGCTCGCCGCCCTGTTCGTGGCCGCGGACGGGAAGGCTTCCATCGCCTTCCAGAACGGCGGGCTCACCTGCATCGACGCGCCCCGCCTGGAAAACGGCCAGGGCACACTCTTATTTCATATCACACCCAAGCATCTCCGCGCTATCGCGGGGGCATAG
- a CDS encoding DUF429 domain-containing protein, whose amino-acid sequence MLLIGVDCAADPRNVGVSFGTLADNAVCVERVFSGRNRDSIIDNIGSAIRANAGPALLCLDAPLGWPHALGNELATHTAGAPLKATADQLFARETDRFVRQVLGKRPLEVGANFIARTARAALGLLESIREVADQPIPLGWEPLRKNDGCAALETYPAAVLACRGLTLPGYKKDRAKREQVLASLSAELHISDDLRAAALSTEHALDAVLCLVAGMDFQHGLTLAPTPELQEAAKKEGWIWVRRKCEY is encoded by the coding sequence ATGCTGCTCATAGGAGTCGACTGCGCCGCCGACCCCCGAAACGTCGGGGTATCTTTTGGAACGCTCGCCGATAACGCCGTCTGCGTGGAGAGGGTTTTTTCGGGACGAAATCGGGACTCCATAATCGACAACATCGGCAGCGCCATTCGCGCGAACGCCGGCCCCGCCCTGCTCTGCCTGGATGCACCGCTCGGCTGGCCGCATGCATTGGGCAACGAACTCGCCACTCACACTGCCGGCGCGCCGCTCAAGGCCACCGCTGATCAATTATTTGCGCGGGAAACTGACCGTTTCGTCCGCCAGGTGCTGGGCAAACGGCCGCTGGAGGTGGGCGCGAATTTCATCGCCCGCACGGCGCGCGCCGCCCTCGGTCTGCTGGAATCAATTCGCGAGGTGGCGGATCAGCCCATCCCCTTGGGCTGGGAACCGTTACGGAAAAACGACGGTTGCGCCGCCCTGGAGACCTACCCGGCCGCCGTGCTTGCCTGTCGCGGCCTCACCCTGCCCGGCTACAAAAAGGATCGGGCAAAACGCGAGCAGGTTCTGGCGAGCCTGTCTGCGGAACTTCATATTTCTGACGATTTGCGCGCCGCCGCCCTGTCCACCGAACACGCTCTGGACGCTGTGCTCTGCCTCGTTGCCGGCATGGATTTCCAGCATGGACTGACTTTGGCTCCAACGCCGGAGCTTCAGGAAGCAGCGAAGAAAGAGGGATGGATTTGGGTGAGACGAAAATGCGAATATTAG
- the gpmI gene encoding 2,3-bisphosphoglycerate-independent phosphoglycerate mutase: MPENSPRPTLLLILDGWGEAPDSQGNAFYRADTPELDRLLAEWPSTSITCSGRAVGLPDGFMGNSEVGHMNLGAGRVIMQDMLRIDVAIEENTLADHEALADVIENTRQSGGTLHLMGLLSDGGVHSHIRHLEALLQICADAGVDVVVHAWMDGRDTPPRSGVSYMEQLMDIFQRTGAGRVGVISGRYYAMDRDKRWDRVELAYKALTQAEGERVTDPVQAVRDAYEAGENDEFIKPRVMVDADGEPQGVIKDGDGVFFFNFRADRARELSYAFNDPDFDGFERDKLPKLVGYATMTEYSADLTGLGVLAAFPPESFDEVLGEVVSELGLKQLRIAETEKYAHVTYFFNCGREEPFEGEDRIMVPSPREVATYDEKPEMSCAEVTDKLVEAWNSGQYSLVVCNLANLDMVGHTGIIPAAIKACEAVDACVGRLVRTVVESGGQAIVTADHGNAEEMLDIHGDVMTAHSTNPVPLVLVSPGSQGVALREGKLGDVAPTILDLWGVAKPEPMQGETLIVEGVESCRKTTNR, encoded by the coding sequence ATGCCCGAGAACTCCCCCCGTCCTACGCTCCTGCTCATACTCGACGGCTGGGGCGAAGCTCCGGATTCACAAGGCAACGCCTTCTATCGCGCGGACACACCGGAACTCGACCGCCTGCTGGCCGAGTGGCCCTCCACATCCATCACGTGCTCAGGCCGGGCCGTGGGGCTGCCGGACGGTTTCATGGGCAACTCCGAGGTCGGCCACATGAACCTCGGCGCCGGCCGAGTGATAATGCAGGACATGTTGCGCATCGACGTGGCCATCGAGGAAAACACCCTGGCCGACCATGAGGCCCTGGCCGACGTCATCGAAAATACCAGACAATCCGGCGGCACGCTCCACCTCATGGGCCTGCTCTCGGACGGCGGCGTGCACAGCCATATCCGCCATCTCGAAGCGCTTCTGCAAATCTGCGCCGATGCCGGCGTGGATGTGGTGGTGCATGCCTGGATGGACGGCCGCGATACCCCGCCCCGGTCCGGCGTGAGCTACATGGAACAGCTCATGGATATTTTCCAACGGACAGGCGCGGGCCGCGTAGGCGTCATCTCCGGCCGCTACTACGCCATGGATCGCGACAAACGATGGGACCGCGTGGAGTTGGCGTACAAGGCGCTCACCCAAGCCGAAGGCGAACGGGTGACCGATCCGGTCCAGGCTGTTCGGGACGCCTACGAGGCCGGCGAGAACGACGAGTTCATCAAGCCCCGGGTCATGGTGGACGCCGACGGCGAGCCGCAGGGCGTCATCAAGGACGGTGATGGCGTGTTCTTTTTCAACTTCCGGGCGGACCGCGCCCGCGAGCTGTCTTACGCGTTCAACGACCCGGATTTCGATGGGTTCGAGCGCGACAAGCTTCCAAAACTCGTCGGCTACGCCACCATGACCGAATACTCGGCCGATCTCACCGGGCTGGGCGTCTTGGCCGCGTTCCCGCCGGAATCCTTCGATGAGGTGCTGGGCGAGGTCGTCTCGGAGCTTGGGCTGAAGCAGCTGCGCATCGCCGAAACCGAAAAATACGCCCACGTCACCTACTTCTTCAACTGTGGCCGCGAGGAGCCGTTCGAGGGCGAGGACCGCATCATGGTGCCGTCGCCTCGCGAGGTGGCCACGTACGATGAGAAGCCCGAGATGAGCTGCGCCGAAGTGACGGACAAGCTCGTGGAAGCCTGGAACAGCGGGCAATACAGCCTTGTGGTTTGTAATCTGGCGAACCTGGACATGGTGGGGCACACCGGCATCATTCCGGCTGCCATCAAGGCGTGCGAGGCCGTGGACGCCTGCGTCGGCAGGCTTGTTCGGACGGTCGTCGAGTCCGGCGGCCAGGCCATCGTCACCGCGGACCACGGCAATGCCGAGGAGATGCTCGACATCCACGGCGATGTGATGACCGCGCATTCCACCAACCCTGTGCCGCTCGTGCTCGTCAGCCCGGGCTCGCAAGGCGTGGCGCTGCGCGAAGGCAAACTCGGCGACGTCGCCCCCACCATTCTGGACCTCTGGGGCGTAGCCAAACCCGAACCCATGCAAGGAGAAACCCTCATCGTGGAGGGTGTCGAATCATGCCGAAAAACGACAAACCGCTGA
- the rsfS gene encoding ribosome silencing factor, producing the protein MALTVPEKKFSAIPTAEKVRLLAGLLYEKQGREIIALDLSRQPTPTEAAILVSATSARHAKALADAVLDKCRDENIEYLGMEGYKGGLWILMDLNDLLIHIFQGEGRSLFNLEGLWAGAGRLDTGIADESSGRPDDGDFGDEDE; encoded by the coding sequence ATGGCATTGACCGTACCTGAAAAGAAATTCTCCGCGATCCCCACGGCCGAAAAGGTCCGCCTGCTTGCCGGCCTGCTGTATGAGAAGCAGGGCCGCGAGATCATCGCCCTGGATCTTTCCCGGCAGCCCACTCCCACCGAAGCCGCCATTCTGGTATCCGCGACGTCCGCCCGCCACGCCAAGGCGCTGGCCGACGCCGTGCTGGACAAGTGCCGCGACGAGAACATCGAGTATCTCGGTATGGAAGGCTACAAAGGCGGACTGTGGATTCTTATGGACCTCAACGACCTGCTCATCCACATCTTCCAGGGCGAGGGCCGCTCACTCTTCAATCTGGAAGGGCTGTGGGCCGGCGCCGGCCGTCTGGACACCGGCATTGCGGACGAGAGTTCCGGTCGACCCGATGACGGGGACTTTGGCGACGAGGACGAGTGA
- a CDS encoding nitroreductase family protein: MSTPIDFHSLVAKARTVRRYRESSPVSMETLEALVDTARLTPSGGNLQPLRYVLSNDPVTNARIFDCLGWAAYLKDWPGPAEGERPAAYAVILGDSDIAKSIDCDHGIAALALQLGAAEKGLGACILGNVQRKKLATILELPENLSILLVVALGEPAEDVRTEPLAADGSIKYYRDGEGLHRVPKRALDDIILARYQAKG; this comes from the coding sequence ATGTCTACGCCAATCGATTTCCATAGCCTTGTGGCCAAGGCGCGCACGGTGCGCCGGTATCGCGAGTCCTCCCCGGTTTCCATGGAGACCCTGGAGGCGCTGGTGGATACGGCGCGGCTCACGCCTTCAGGCGGCAACCTCCAGCCGCTCAGGTACGTGCTGTCCAACGATCCTGTCACCAACGCCAGGATCTTCGATTGCCTGGGCTGGGCCGCCTACCTCAAGGATTGGCCCGGACCGGCCGAGGGCGAGCGCCCTGCCGCGTATGCCGTGATCCTCGGCGACTCGGACATCGCCAAGAGTATTGACTGCGACCATGGCATCGCCGCCCTGGCGTTGCAGCTCGGCGCGGCCGAAAAAGGCCTGGGCGCGTGCATCCTCGGCAACGTGCAGCGCAAGAAGCTGGCCACCATCCTGGAGCTGCCGGAGAACCTCTCCATCCTTCTGGTCGTCGCCCTGGGCGAGCCTGCCGAGGACGTACGGACCGAGCCCCTTGCGGCTGACGGCTCCATCAAGTACTACCGCGACGGCGAGGGCCTGCACCGCGTGCCGAAACGTGCCCTCGACGATATCATTCTGGCGCGTTACCAGGCCAAGGGCTGA